Part of the Crossiella cryophila genome, CCGCAGCGCCTCCCGGTAGAGCGCGTGCATCGAGGCCGGATCCTGTCGCTGCGCCTGGGCGGTGTGCCCGGACCACTCGGCGGGCTGCGGCAGCCAGGGCACCGAGCCCTCGGGTCCGAAGCCGAACGGGGCGGCCTGGCCGGACCAGGGCAGTGGCACCCGGCAGCCGTCCCGGCCGGGGTCCGCGCCCTGGGTGCGGGCGAACACCGGGTCCTCGCGCAGCTCGTCCGGCACGTCCTCGATCTCCCACAGCCCCAGCTCCTCCCCTTGGTACACATAGGCTCCGCCGGGCAGGGACAGGCTGAGCAGGGCGGCCGCGCGGGCCCGGCGGGCGCCGAGTTCACGGTCAACCGGGGTGCCGTGGCGGCGGTCGGCGAAGGTGAAGCCGGTGTCGCCTGGCCTGCCGTAGCGGGTGACGTGCCGGGTCACGTCGTGGTTGGACAGCACCCAGGTGGGCGGCGCGCCCACCGGCGCGTGACTGTCCACTGTGGCCTGGATGACCGTCTTGAGTTGCCCGGCTTCCCAAGGGCAGGAAAGGAAATCGAAGTTGAACGCCGAGTGCAGCTCGTCCGGGCGCAGGTAGCGGGCGAAGCGCACCGGGTCGGGCAGCCACATCTCGCCGACGAAGATCCGGTCCTCGCCGTACTCCTGGGCGATCCGCCGCCAGGCCCGGTAGATCTCGTGCACGCCGTCGAGGTCGGAGAAGGGCAGTTGTCCGTTGGCCCCGGCCACATCGGGCAGTCCGGGCGCCTTGACCAGGCCGTCGGCCACGTCGATGCGCAGCCCGTCCACGCCGCGGTCGAACCAGAACCGGAGGATGTCGGCGAACTCCGCGTGCACCTCGGGGTTGGTCCAGTTGAGGTCGGGCTGCTCGGCGGCGTAGAGGTGCAGGTACCACTCACCCGGCCTGCCGTCGGCCTCGGTGACCCTGGTCCAGGCCGGTCCGCCGAAGCGGGACTGCCAGTCGTTCGGCGGTTCGGACCCGTCCGCGCCGCGGCCCGGCCGGAACCAGAACCGTTGCCGCGCGGGCGATCCCGGTTCGGCGGCCAGTGCCTCGGCGAACCAGGGATGCCGGTCCGAGCAGTGGTTGGGCACGATGTCGATGATGATCCGGATGCCCAGCCGGTGCGCCTGCTCGATGAACTCCTCGGCCTGGGCCAGGGTGCCGAAGACCGGTTCGATGTCCCGGTAGTCGGCCACGTCGTAGCCGCCGTCGGCCATCGGCGAGGGATACCAGGGGCTGAACCAGATCGCGTCGATGCCCAGTTCGGCCAGGTAGGGCAGCTTGGCCAGGGCCCCGGCGAGGTCGCCGACGCCGTCCCCGTCGCCGTCGGCGAAGCTGCGCAGGTAGACCTGGTAGATCGCCGCCCCGCGCCACCAGGACGTCCCTTGTCCGTCCACAGTGGACTGAGTTGCAGAGGTGCGCTCGGAGGAGATCACGATGCCGCCTTCCGGAGAGGTGTGCTTAGCCCTTGAGGCTGCCGGCGGTCAGGCCGGCCAGGATCTGGCGTTGGAACACAAGGAAAACCAGGATCATCGGGATGCTGGCCAGCACCAGTCCCGCGGTGAGCACGTTGAGCGCGGTGTCCGGCGCGACCCGTTCCAGCGCGACGCTGAGCGTCTGCTCGTTGGGGTCGGAGAAGACCAGCAGCGGCCAGATGAAGTCCTTCCACGCGGTGACCAGCGCGACGATGGACACCACGGCCAGGATCGGCCGGGAGATCGGCAGCACGATGCTGATCAGCACCCGCACCGGTCCCGCGCCGTCCATCCTGGCCGCTTCCAGGAGTTCGCCGGGGATCTCGTCGAAGAACCGCTTGAGCAGGTAGATGTTGAACGCGCTGGCCGCCGCGGGCAGCCAGATGCCAGCCGGGTTGTTGAGCAGGTTCACCCCGAACAGCGGCACGTCGGCGATGGTCATGTAGGTCGGCACCAGCAGCGCCGAGGCGGGCAGCATCAGCGTGGCCAGCATCAGGCCGAGGATCACGTTGCCCAGCACCGGTCGCAGCTTGGACAGCGCGTAGGCGGCAGGCACGCACACCGCGAGCTGCACCAGCACCGCACCTCCGGCCACGATCAGCGTGTTGAGGAAGTACCGGCCCAGGTCCAGCTCCTGCCAGGCCTGCCAGAAGGTCTCCGGGAACCAGGTCTCGGGCACCACCGACGGCGGGGTCCTGGCCAGTTCCACCGGCGACTTCATCGCGCCGGTCACCGCCCAGTACAACGGGAAGACGAAGGCCAGCAGGAACAGCACCAGCACAACGCCGAACACGAGCCAGTACAAGGCTTTCCCGCGCGGGGAACGCAGTGCGGCCGGGGAGACCAGGGTGCGCGTGGACATGATCAGCTCCTGGTCCTGGTCAGCCGCACATAGGTGGCGGAGAAGATGCCGAGCACCACGAACAGCAGCAGGCTCAGCGCGCTGGCCGTGCCGAAGTCGTTGTAGTAGAAGGCATAGCGGTAGAGCAGGAGCAGCAGCGTGACGGTGGCGTCCTCTGGTCCGCCGCCGGTCATCACATACGGTTCGGTGAACACCTGCATGGTCGCCACCACCTGCAACAGCAGCAGCACCAGCAGCACGAACCGGGTCTGCGGGATGGTGACGTGCACCAGTCGCCGCCACAGGTTCGCGCCGTCGAGTTCGGCCGCCTCGTACAGCTCGCCGGGGATGGTCTGCAGCGCGGCCAGGTAGATCAGCGTGGTGCTGCCCATGTTGGCCCAGGTGGAGACCAGCACCAGCGAGATCATCGCGGTGCTGCCGGAGTCCAGCCAGCTCAGTCCGGGCAGGCCGACCGCACGCAGGCCCTCGTTGAACAGGCCGGGTCCCGGGTTGTAGAACCACTTCCACAGCAACGCGGTCACCACCGGCGGCAACATCACCGGCAGGTACACCGCGACCCGGAAGAACGACCGCGCGTGCCGCAACTCGTTGAGCACCACCGCGGTCAGGAACGGCACCGCGAAACCGAGCAGCAGCGCCAGACCGGTGAACAGCAGGGTGTTGCGCCAGGCCGCGCCGAAGAGCGGGTCGTTGAACAGCCGCTCGAAGTTCTCGAAACCGACCCAGCTGGGCGGGTTCACGAAGTCCACCTGCTGGAAGCTGAGCAGCACGCCGCGGATCAGCGGCCACCAGGAGAACAGCGCGAAGACCACCAGCGCGGCGGCGAGCAGGCCGTAGGCGGTGAGGTTCTCACCGAGCTTGCGGCGCCACCGGCCCTGCACCGGCGGCGCCACCTCACTCAGTTCACCTGAGCTGCGCGAGAACACCATTGACCTTGGTTTCCGCCTCGGCGAGCACCTGGCCGATGTTGACGTCCTTGTTGGTCAGCACCGCCTGCATCACCGTGTCCAGCGCGGCGTAGACCTGCTGGGCGCTGGGCGGTTCCAGGTTGCCCTTCAGGCTGGGCGCGGCGGTGATGTAGGGCTGGTAGTTGGCCACCGGGATGGTCGCGTTGGCGGCCTTGAACTTCTCCTGCTGCTCGCGCACCGGGCCGACCCAGACGTCGGCGGCTGGCGGCACGGGCAGGCCGATCGGCTGCTTCTGCTCGGCGTAGCGCTTGAGGTTGCCCTCGATCCGGGACGGGTCGAGGAACTTCCAGCGCAGCCAGGTCAGGCCGGCCTTGATCTTCTCCGGGGTGGCCTTGGGGCTGATCATGTAGCCCTCGCCGCCGATCAGCGTGCCCTGGCCGCCGGGCAGCGGGGCGAGGCCGTAGTCCTCGTACTTGCCGTTGAACTGGTTGACCAGCACCGGCACGTTGTCCGGGGCGGCGATGTACATGCCGAGCTGCCCCGCGCCCATCAGCCGCTGCAGGTCGGGGATCTCCAGGAGTTGCTTGCTGCCCATGGAGTCATCGGTCCAGCGCATGTCATGGAGGTGTTGCAGGGCGGCCTTGCCCTTGTCGTTGTTGAAGTCGGCCTTCCAGGTCTCGCCCTCCTGGCGGGCCACGCTGACGCCGAGGGAGTTGAGCCAGCTGGTCAGGTGCCAGCCGCCCTGGTTGTTCTTGCTCAGCTCACCGAAGCCGACCACACCGTTGCCCAGCGCGCTGATCTTCTTGGCGGCCTCGCGCACCTCGGCCCAGGTGGCCGGGGGCTTGGCCGGATCGAGGCCGGCCTTGCTGAACAGGGTGCGGTTGTAGAGCAGGCCCATCGAGTAGTTGGCGGTGGGCAGGCCGTACTGGCGGCCCTTGGCGTCCTTGAACACCTGGGTGAGCTGCGGGTTCAGCTCACCGGCCAGCGGCACGTCCTTGAGGTGGTCGGTGATGTCGGCGGCCTGGCGGCGGGCGATGATCTGCGCCGGGTCGGTGAGGTAGACGTAGAAGACGTCCTCGAGCTGGCCGCCGGAGAGCTTGGTGGCGAAGGTCTTCGGGTCCATGAAGCCTTCGCGCGGCTCGATGTCGATGTTCGGGTTGGCCGCCTCGAACGCGGCCACGTCCTCGTCGAAGATCTTGCGCTGGAAGGCCTGGGTGCCCGGCGGCTGGCCGTTGACGGAGATCTTGACCTTGCCGCCGGCCGCGGGCGCCGCGTCGCCGCCGCACCCGGCCATGGTCAGGCCGAGTCCGGCGACGAGCAGTACTCCGATGGCGCTGCGGGTACGAGGTCTCAGCATCGCTCGTGCCTCTTCTCGGTGGGAGGTCGCTCCGGCGGGACCTGTGGCGCGGCTCACGATAGGAGCCCAGCCCGCCGGAGTGCAATATCCCGATGAGATTAAGCAAGAAGTTGACTGATTCTCGTTATCTACTCGCGCACCCCGTCACTTCTCCGGTGCGGGCGCGGTGGAGCCGCGGACCACCAGTTCCGGCTCGAAGAGCAGCTCCTCCGCGGTGACCTCGGCGCCGTTGATCTGCGCCGCGAGCAGGTCCACCGCGGCCCGGCCCATGGCCTCGATGGGCTGGCGGATGGTGGTCAGCGGCGGGTCGGTGCAGTTCATGAACGCGGAGTCGTCGTAGCCGATGACCGAGACGTCCGACGGTACCGCCATCCCACGCCGCCGCACCGCCCGGACGGTGCCCAGCGCGAGGGGGTCGGAGGCGCAGACGATGCCGGTGACGCCGCGTTCGATCAGCCGGGCGGCCGCGGCCTGGCCGCCTTCCAGGGAGAACATGGCGTGCCCGACCCATTCGGCGGGCACGGTGAGCCCGGCTTTGGCGGCCGAGGCGGTGAAGGCGGCGAGTTTGCGCCGGGAGGGCAGGTGGTCGGGCGGGCCGAGCACCATGCCGACCTTGGTGTGCCCGAGGGAGAGCAGGTGGGTCAGCGCCTGTTCGGCGGCGACGGCGTCGTCGCAGGAGACCCTGGGGAAGCCGAGTTCGTCGATGCCGGCGTTGACCAGCACGGTGGGCAGCTGGCGTTCGACCAGGCGGCGGTAGTGCTCGTGCGAGGCGTCGGCCTGGGCGTAGGAGCCGCCGGCGAAGAGCACCCCGGAGACGTGCTGGGCGAGCAGCAGTTCGACGTAGTCGGCCTCGGAGACCCCGCCAGCGGTGCGGGTGCACAGCACGGGGGTGAATCCCTGCTGGGCCAGCGCGTTGCCCATGATCTCGGCGAAGGCGGGGAAGATCGGGTTCTGCAGTTCGGGCAGCACCAGGCCGACCAGCCGGGCGCGTTCGCCGCGGAGCTGGGTGGGGCGCTCGTAGCCCAGCACGTCGAGTGCGGTGAGCACGGCGTTGCGGGTGGACTCGGAGACGCCGGGTTTGCCGTTGAGCACCCGGCTGACCGTCGCCTCACTCACCCCGACCTTGCGCGCCACCTCGGCGAGTCGTCGAGTCATGAGGCAATGATGACGCAAGCGAGCGCAAGATGCATACATTTCTTGCAGCAGGCTTGCAACGTGTCGGATCCGCTCCGCCGCGGCGGGTGCCCGTGCGAAGATCCCCGGCGATGTCCGACAACAACAGCCGCCTGGCAATCACCCTGGCCGCCATCGGCGTGGTCGCCGCGGTCGTCTCCGCTTCCACGGATGTGTTCGGCCTGTTCAAGGACGAACCGGCGCCCTCGGGCAACCCCGGTGCCGCACCGGTGGGTGAGCCCGGTGGCGGTGCCCCACCGGCGACTCCGGCCGGGCCGAGGAAGGTGGACTGGCAGGGCACGCTGGTGCTCGACAGCAGTGGCCTCGACCTGGACACCACCCCGCCGACCCGCAAGCCCAAGGCCGAGGACTGGGACTTCTACTACGGCACGCCGCAGCTGATCACCTTCAGGGCCAGCTCGAAGAACCTGGCCCGCTGGACCGGGTCGCAGCCGCCCACCGCCGAGGAGTGCGGCCAGTTGCTGGCGGCCGAGTCGGTGCACAAGGCGAACATCGCCCAGGGCCACGTCTACTGCGCCCGGTCCGGACTCGGCCGACTCGCCCTGCTGAAGATCACCGGCCCCAAGGGCGACGGCCAGGGCGCCGAAGTGACGCTGTGGCATCCCTGATCCCACCCGCCACGGAGGCGGAGGCCCGCGCCATCCAGCAGGCCCTGCGCACCCAGGTCGACACCACCGGCCCCGGCCCACAGCGCCCGGCCACGGTCGCGGGCCTGGACGTCGCCTACGCCAAGGACGAGCGCACCCTGGCCGCCGCCGTGGTGCTGCTCGACTTCGCCACCCACGAGGTGCTCGCCGAGTCCACCGCCACCGGCGTGCCCGCCTTCGACTACATCCCCGGCCTGTTCGCCTTCCGCGAGCTGCCCACCCTGCTCACCGCCCTGTCCCGCCTGCCGGCCACCCCGGACCTGCTGGTCGTCGACGGCCACGGCCTGGCCCACCCACACCGCTTCGGCCTGGCCTGCCACCTGGGTGTGCTGACCGGGCTGCCGGTGTTCGGGGTGGGCAAGACGCGGCTGATCGGCACGGCGGCGGAACCGGGTCCGGACCGCGGCGCGCACAGCGATCTGGTGGACGAGGGCGAGCTGGTGGGGCGGGTGCTGCGCACGCGGCCGGGGGTGAAACCGGTGTATGTCTCGGTGGGGCACCGGATCGACCTGGACACGGCCTGCGCGCACACGCTGGCGCTGACGCCGAGCTACCGGCTGCCGGAGACGACCCGCGCCGCCGATCAGGCCTGCCGCCGCGCGCTGGCCGCGGGCTGATCGCTTCTGACACACTCCTGATCATGGGGGAGAACAAGAAAATCGGGGGCTGGCTGCTGTCCGGCAACCCCAAGCGCTTCAACGTCCCGGCGTTGCTCGCCGACGAAACCCACCCGAAGCTGCTGCAGTGGTCGGTAGTGCGGGGTGCCAAGCCTGACTCCCGGGCCAACCGGATGCGGGCCGGGCAGCGGATCTTCCTCTGGCTCAGTGGCGACCAGGCGGGGCTGTGGGGTGCGGGCCACGTCACCGGCCTCGTCCAGTCGGGACCGCCACGAACCCATCAGCAGTACTGGGCGAACGCGGCCGAGCTGGCCAAGGCCAAGGCTTTTGTGCCGGTCGACCTGCCGATCTGGGAAACGCCGATCTCGCGGGACACCGTGCGTGCCTTCCCCGGACTGGACAAGCTCACCATCCTCAAACAGCCCTACGGGTCCAACCCGTTCGAGCTGACACCGGAACAGCTTGCCGCACTGGAGGATCTACTCAGCCTGCCACCCGGTCTGCCGCCGACCGGCTCAGGTGCGGGGTTCGGGTCCGCTGAGCTGAACCGGAAGGTCGAGTTGGCCGCGATGGCCGCGGTCACCGATTACTACGCGAAGCGGGGCGCGCGGGTCGAGGATGTCAGCCTGCACCGGCGCGGCTGGGACCTCGACTGTCACCTGGGCAACGGCGAGGTGCTGCGGGTCGAGGTCAAGGGCGTGCGTGGGGACCGTCCACGGTTCCTGTTAACCCGCAACGAGTTCGCCAAGGCGACCCGGCCGGATTGGCGACTCGCCGTGGTCACTGGAGCCCTGACCTCGCCGAAGGTCGCCATCCACCGGGGAGACCGGATCCGCGGGCTCGCTGACCCGATCCAGTACCAGGTCACGCTGCCTTGAGCTGACCTAGGGCTTGCCGCGCCCGGTTCTCAGTTCCACCACGTTGGAGGCAGGCCCGTAGTAGAACGCGCGCACCCGGTAGGCCGCGGTCCGCTCCTCGGGCAGGGTCACCAGCCCGAAGGAGTTGATGTTCGGGTCCAGCAGGGCCGCGGTCGACCAGGCCGGCGCCGCACCCGCCTTCACCTCGACCGCGTAGTGCTCCTCGTCGGAGGCGTTGTCCCGCCAGGTGAACCGGATGCCCTGGCTGGTCATCACGGTCGCCTTGACCTCGGTGGGGGTGGCGGCGGATGCGTTGGCGCGCAAGGATTGCGTGCCCGCGGGCGCGCCGGGCAGGGTCTGTGGCACCGCCCACTCGTGCGGGTCCTCCTCCGGCTTGTCCCCCGGTTTCGGTTCGGGCAACGTCACCGACTGCTCGGGGGAGGCCGTGCCGTAGTAGGGCCGGAGGCGGTAGAAGAAGCGGGTTTCCGGGATCAGGTCGGGGTGCCGGTAGCTGGTCTCCTCGGGGGCGAGGAACTTCAGCACCGTGTACTCGCCGTTGGGTTCGTTGGCATACTCCAGCACCCGCCCGGCCACCGGCTGCCCGGTGTTCTCCCAGCGCAGCGTGACGTCCACCGGGGTGTCCAGTTTCCCGGACAGCGCGCCGCCAGGGGACGCGGATTCCGTTGCGGCACAGGCGGATAACAGCAGGGCCAGGACAGGCAGCACAGCGAGGGACTTGAGCACGGGGGACCTCGAGACAGGGCGGGGCACGCGGTCGTCCCGGCGCGCGAAACCGGGACGACCGCGTTGGTCAGGGCAGGGTCAGCGGCGCGGGATCACTTGCGCCAGAAGCGGATTCCGCTCCACACCACGGTGGCGGGCCCCTGGCCGCTGCTGGTGCGGTAGGCGCCGAACTTGTCGTAGAAGCTGCCGCTGGGGCTGCTGTAGCTGTGTTTCTGGGAGCCGTTGATGTAGGTGCGGTGCTGGCTGCCGACCTGGTGCACGGTGTTGACCCGCACGGTCGCGCCGACGGTGGCGCCGGTGGCGACTGTCGCGCCGCCGTGCACCGCGTAGAGCCTGCCGCCGCGTTCGACGGCCAGCATGAAGAACGGTCCGGCCGAGGGCCCGTCCTGGAAGGTCTGCTTCAGCGAGATCCGGGTGCCGCCCATGCTCTGGATCCGGAACGACCCCTCGAACTGGTAGGTGCCGCCGCCGTAGGTGTCATACCTGCGTTCGGCGCGCTGGTCGCCGCTGGCGGTGGAACAGGTCAGGGTGAAGGTCAGGTTGTTGACCTGGCCGCAGCCGCGCTCCTGCACGTTGAAGCCAGGGGAACGCGACGTCCAGCCACCGCCCTCGACCTGGGCCTGCGCGGCAGGGGCGGTGAGCACGAGCCCACCCAGCAACGCGATCCCAGCGAGGACACGGTGTTTTCTCGGCATTCCAACCTCCAGGAAAAGGCGCAGCGAGAAAACAAATGCCGACGTTTGCAGGGGCCGGCATCCGTTACTCGAAAGCGCTTACAGGTTGGCGGGGTGAAGCCACATTAGGACACGATCGGGGGTCCGACAAGACTTTCACATATGCGACCGGAAGTGCGGCCGAGAACGCCTAGTGACGCGGGCTGGCGAAACTCCACAACGGCCACTCGTCCACAACCGTGAACCGCATCGAGCACAGACAGAAGAGCGCAGACGCCCGCCCCGGATGCCTCGCCGTCACTTCTGACCGGTCAGCCGCCGGTGTCGGAGGCGGCCAGTTCCACTCCGGGCTCGAACACCAGCCTGATCAGCTCGCACAGGAACTCCGGCACGCTCAGCCCGTCGTAGAGACCCCGGCTGGCCTGCGACAACACCACCCGGCCGAAGGCGCCGACCATGATGATCTGGCTGGCGACCGCGGGCTCGACCCGCAACCGGTGCCCGGCCGCCACACACGCGTCCAGGGCCTCGATCAGGATGACCCCGATCTCCGCGCTGGGCCGCATGGTGCCGGTGTCGCCCCAGGACACGCCGACGCCCTTGGGGAAGGCCAGCAGGATCCGCTGGTGCGCGGGGTTGTTGATGGCGAAGTCCAGGTAGGCGCGCAGGATCGCGCACAGCCTGCCGAGCGGATCGCCTTCGGGCACGGAGTCGCGGCCGAGGGCCATGGCGTCGGCCATGCGCTGCATCTGGTCCTGCATCAGCGCGCCGACCAGCTGGGTCAGGTCGCCGAAGTGCGGGTAGATGCTGGCCGGGGCAATCCCGGCGGCCCTGGCCACCCCGCGGATGGTCAGCGCGTCGTCGGTGTCGAGGGCGCCGAGCAGCCGCTCGGTGGCGGCCATGATCTCCTGCCGCAGCCGGTCCCCGTGTCCCCACGGGTTGCGTACCCGGCGCGGCGTCCCGGGTAGGCCGGAGTTCGCCTCCACCGGCTCAGCCCCGGTGTTCCGGTAGCGGGATATCGCCGGTGTGCAGGAGTTTCAGCGCGTCCTGGGTGATCTCCCGCAACGGCCGGCGGCCGTCACCGTCCACCCATTCCCGCAGCACGACCTCGATCAGCCCCATGGTCGCGGCCGCGGACAAGGCGGCCTTCAACCCGGCCGAGGGCCCACCGACCCTGGTGGCTATCTCCTCGGCCAGCTCGTTGCGCCAGCGCCAGGTCTGTTCGGCCAGCCGGGCCTGCAGTGAGTCGGTGTGCCTGGCCAGCGCGTAGACCGCGCGCACCCGCTGGGCGTCCTCGGCGACCACCCGCATCAGCCGGTCCAGCACGACGTGCAGCGCCTCGGGCAGCGGCCGGTCGGCGGGCTGGGCGCGCATGACCTCCAGGGAGTCGGTGAGGTGCTCCTCCACGAAGCCCGCGATCAGCGATTCCTTGGTCGGGAAGTAGCGGTAGAGCGTGCGCGTGCCGACCTCGGCCGCGACCGCGACCTGCTCGATGGTGGTCGCCTCGAAGCCCTGCGCCGCGAACAGCTCCAGCGCCTTGTTGGCGATCTGTAACCGGGTGCGCTGCATCTTCAGCTCACGCAGCCCCATCGGCACACCTCCTGACCAGCCCCTCTTCGCCCGGAGGCTAACAGCACGGACCGTGTTCGACGTGCATTCGACACACGTGGCATAGTGGCAGTGTTGGCAGAATGGCAGTAACTGCCAGATTCCGCCCGACAGCTCCACCGGGACCCGGTCACACCCACCGCGTGGCCACCCCCGGCGACCACGCACAACCCGCCCAGCACGCCCCCACCACCTACCGCCGCCCTACCGCCAACCGCCCCCACCACCTACCGCCGCGCCGCCACCAACCGCCGCCCCCACCTGCCGCCGCCCAACCGCCGACCAGTGCCCTCAGCCGCTTCCCAGCCCGTCCCCACCAGGCCGGCCGGACCGGCCCCACCGGGCCGATCACCACCGAACTCGCCAGCCGCCGCCACCGCCGCACTGACGTCCCACCACCGAAAGGACCCGAGGTCATGACCGAGACCGCGAACGCTCCCGCCAAGGCCGCCTTCCCCGACACCCGGCCCGCGGGCTGCCCGTTCGACCCCGCCGCGGAGTACCAGGAGCTGCGCGAAACCGCGCCGGTGAGCCAGGTGAGCTGCCCGGTCGGCGTGGACGCGTGGCTGGTCACCCGGTATGAGGACGTGCGCAGCGTGCTGGCCGACCCGCGCCTGTCCTCCCGCGCCGCCTCGCCGTCCAACCACGTCAACACCGAGGCCGACCTGGACGCCCCGGCCGCCCCCGGCTCGATCCTGCACCACGACGGCCCCGAGCACTCCCGGCTGCGCAGGCTGCTGACCCCGGAGTTCACCGTCAAGCGCATCCAGGCGATGCGGCCCTACATCGCCGACCTGGTGGATCAGCACATCGACAAGATGCTCGAAGGCACCGAGGCTGACCTGTACCACGACTTCGGCCTGCCGATCCCGTCGCTGGTGATCTGCGAGCTGCTCGGTGTGCCCTACGCCGACCGGGAGATGTTCCAGGCGGCCAGCGGGGTGCTACTCAAGGTCGACATCACCCAGGAGCAGCGGCTGGCGGCCAGCGGTCAGGTCCAGGGCTACATGGCCCAGCTCGTGATGGCCAAGATGGCCAACCCGACCGACGAGGACCTGCTCGGCAGGCTCATCCAGCGGGCCACCGCCGGCGGCACCCCGCTGACCATCGAGGAGCTGGTCACCCTCGGCATCTCGCTGCTCATCGCCGGGCACGAGACCACCGCGAACATGATCGCGCTCAGCGCCGCCGCCCTGCTGCAGCACCCGGACCGCCTGGCCGAGCTGCGCGCGGACGCCTCGATCGCGCCCGCCGCGGTCGAGGAGATGCTGCGGTACCTCTCGGTGGTGCAGTTCGGCGTGTTCCGCCGGGTGGTCGAGGACCTGCCGATCGGCGAGCAGGTGTTCAAGGAGGGCGAGTTCGTCATCGCCGCCCTGTCTTCGGGCAACCGGCAGGAGTCGGTCTTCGGCAACCCCGACGAGATCGACTTCGGCCGCAACGCCAGCGCCCACCTGACCTTCGGCTACGGCGCCCACCAGTGCCTCGGCCAGCAGCTGGCCCGGGTGGAGCTGCAGGAGGTCTTCGCCCGGCTGTACACCAGGATCCCGACGCTGCGCCTGGCGATCCCGTTCGAGAACATTGAGTTCAAGCACGACGCACTCGTGTACGGCGTGCGGTCGCTGCCGGTCACCTGGGACGCTCAGGCCTGACCGGCCGCCGACCGCGACCCACCACCGCACAACAGGAGTTGGAAATGCGCGTCAACATCGACGAAGAAGCCTGCGTAGGCGCCGGTCAGTGTGTGCTGGCCGCCGCCGAGGTGTTCGATCAGCGGGACGAGGACGGCGTGGTGGTGCTGCTCCAGGAGGAGCCGCCGGCCGAACTGGGTGAGGCGGTCCGCGAGGCGGCCGTGCTGTGCCCGGCGATGGCGATCCACGTCCAGGACTGAATTCCCCGGACAATCACATATCTGAACTCCCGGCCGGCGCGCGCCAATCGTGCGCCGGTCGGCGACCAATGGGGCTTGCGTAATAACCCCTCCGCCCGCCCGAATGGGAATACCCGCACCCAGACGGATCAATGCGCCATCCAGCGGACATCCCGCGCACACCTACCCAGGCTAGTTTCTCCTCATCCGCCACCACCGGGTAACGGTTTGAGGAGCGCAACGATGCATCGCCCACTCGCTCGCGCGGCCACCGCAGTCGGCGCGGGCCTGCTGGTCCTGGCCGCCGCAGCCGGCGGCTCCACCGGAGCCACCGCAGCAGCGACCCCAGCCGCCGCGACACCCGCGGCAACCCCCGCGGCCGCGACCCCGGCCGCACCCGCCGCCGCGACATCCGCCCAGGCCGCCGCAGCCACCGCCGCCCAGATGGTGACCGCCACCGGCGCCGCCTCGGTCGGCCTGCACAACGCCTACATCCAGGCGACCTTCCCGTACCTGGCCGACGCCCTGGACACCGGCGCGGGCATGCTCGAGATCGACATCTGGACGAACTTCTTCGGCACCAGGGACTTCAAGGTCAGCCACGACCCCGGCAACAGCAACAACTGCGCTGCCGCGAACACCTACCCGGAGCTGCGCACCGGCGCCCGCAACCAGAACCTGGCCACCTGCCTGCGCAACATCCGCCTGTGGCACGAGAACAAGCCGAACCACCCGCTGGTCGTGCTCAAGCTCGAACTGAAGAACGGCTTCGACGGCCGCGGCGGCTTCGGCGCCCAGGAACTGGACCGCGTCATCGCCGACAACCTGGGCGCCGCGAACGTCTTCGGCCCCGCCCAGCTCAAGGGCGGCCACGCCACCCTGGACGCCGCCGCCCAGGCCGGCGCGTGGCCCACCCGCGCCGCTCTGACCGGCAAGTTCCTGATCCTGGTCGAACGCGGCACGTTCGAGGCAGCCAACCCCTTCGACCGCTATCACACCGACGTGG contains:
- a CDS encoding phosphatidylinositol-specific phospholipase C domain-containing protein; amino-acid sequence: MHRPLARAATAVGAGLLVLAAAAGGSTGATAAATPAAATPAATPAAATPAAPAAATSAQAAAATAAQMVTATGAASVGLHNAYIQATFPYLADALDTGAGMLEIDIWTNFFGTRDFKVSHDPGNSNNCAAANTYPELRTGARNQNLATCLRNIRLWHENKPNHPLVVLKLELKNGFDGRGGFGAQELDRVIADNLGAANVFGPAQLKGGHATLDAAAQAGAWPTRAALTGKFLILVERGTFEAANPFDRYHTDVEYADRLLNANSAGTLPSTMAFPAINGASQSDPRTGDRGGNRAPWLVAFDGDASAYAGYPGSYLGGKYLVVMTDAHRVAPAIDGVNPPVPDAHARVRDLAAKGATIVSSDWRNPAIASYTTG